A single Anopheles arabiensis isolate DONGOLA chromosome 2, AaraD3, whole genome shotgun sequence DNA region contains:
- the LOC120893869 gene encoding uncharacterized protein LOC120893869: MKNVFFALLLVALVCCLVSAQGHEIIQNVVKRSIPLRQLILQHNALDDSDSDSGSE; this comes from the exons ATGAAGAACGTGTTTTTCGCACTGTTGCTTGTGGCGCTGGTTTGCTGTTTGGTTTCGGCGCAAG GACACGAAATCATACAAAATGTTGTAAAGAGAAGCATTCCGCTTCGACAGCTAATATTGCAGCATAATGCACTTGACGACAGCGACAGTGATTCCGGATCGGAATAA